Proteins encoded together in one Hemiscyllium ocellatum isolate sHemOce1 chromosome 9, sHemOce1.pat.X.cur, whole genome shotgun sequence window:
- the dio1 gene encoding type I iodothyronine deiodinase isoform X2, whose product MESRSSSSSAVMEKLAVYLWKVVSCLASLVLLLVACLYVSVGTILVHLFPEMVKKFVLKMGLKTTMSQNPKFKYEDWGPTFFSFRFLKAAMQNVIMSCGDDAFKGYPAPNTRVIDLENKEHKLLDFAKDGWAFKNNVDIKQHQNLSERLDSARLLLNEKAQCPVVVDTMDNTTCIKYAAMPERLYVVLNGKVIYKGGRGPWGYRFEEIRLLLQNLN is encoded by the exons ATGGAGAGCAGGAGCAGTAGTTCCTCCGCAGTCATGGAGAAGCTAGCTGTGTATTTGTGGAAAGTGGTTAGCTGCCTGGCGTCATTGGTCCTGCTGCTTGTGGCTTGTCTTTATGTGTCCGTCGGCACAATCTTGGTGCACCTCTTCCCCGAGATGGTGAAGAAGTTCGTGctgaaaatggggttgaaaaccaCCATGTCACAAAACCCCAAGTTCAAATATGAAGACTGGGGGCCAACGTTCTTCAGCTTTCGCTTTCTCAAAGCCGCAATGCAAAACGTAATCATGAGTTGTGGCGATGATGCTTTCAAAGGTTATCCCGCTCCCAACACACGGGTCATCGATTTGGAGAATAAAGAGCATAAACTACTTGATTTCGCGAAAG ATGGCTGGGCTTTCAAAAACAACGTggatatcaaacagcatcagaatTTAAGTGAGCGATTGGATTCAGCAAGGCTATTGCTAAACGAGAAGGCGCAATGTCCAGTGGTAGTGGACACTATGGATAATACAACTTGTATCAAATATGCAGCTATGCCAGAAAGATTGTATGTGGTGCTCAATGGCAAAGTCATTTACAAG
- the dio1 gene encoding type I iodothyronine deiodinase isoform X1: protein MESRSSSSSAVMEKLAVYLWKVVSCLASLVLLLVACLYVSVGTILVHLFPEMVKKFVLKMGLKTTMSQNPKFKYEDWGPTFFSFRFLKAAMQNVIMSCGDDAFKGYPAPNTRVIDLENKEHKLLDFAKDNRPLILNFGSCSUPPFLFKFAEFKQLVEDFTSVADFLIVYIPEAHATDGWAFKNNVDIKQHQNLSERLDSARLLLNEKAQCPVVVDTMDNTTCIKYAAMPERLYVVLNGKVIYKGGRGPWGYRFEEIRLLLQNLN, encoded by the exons ATGGAGAGCAGGAGCAGTAGTTCCTCCGCAGTCATGGAGAAGCTAGCTGTGTATTTGTGGAAAGTGGTTAGCTGCCTGGCGTCATTGGTCCTGCTGCTTGTGGCTTGTCTTTATGTGTCCGTCGGCACAATCTTGGTGCACCTCTTCCCCGAGATGGTGAAGAAGTTCGTGctgaaaatggggttgaaaaccaCCATGTCACAAAACCCCAAGTTCAAATATGAAGACTGGGGGCCAACGTTCTTCAGCTTTCGCTTTCTCAAAGCCGCAATGCAAAACGTAATCATGAGTTGTGGCGATGATGCTTTCAAAGGTTATCCCGCTCCCAACACACGGGTCATCGATTTGGAGAATAAAGAGCATAAACTACTTGATTTCGCGAAAG ACAACAGACCACTGATCTTGAATTTTGGCAGCTGCTCCTGACCCCCATTTCTTTTCAAGTTTGCTGAGTTCAAGCAGCTTGTTGAAGATTTTACATCTGTAGCTGATTTCCTTATTGTCTACATACCGGAGGCTCATGCCACAG ATGGCTGGGCTTTCAAAAACAACGTggatatcaaacagcatcagaatTTAAGTGAGCGATTGGATTCAGCAAGGCTATTGCTAAACGAGAAGGCGCAATGTCCAGTGGTAGTGGACACTATGGATAATACAACTTGTATCAAATATGCAGCTATGCCAGAAAGATTGTATGTGGTGCTCAATGGCAAAGTCATTTACAAG
- the yipf1 gene encoding protein YIPF1 translates to MAAADDLQFQEFDDATNLLAANPDATTISITDTNDKPKNQRGPPGKLGRDEDEDLLGNEDSDKAELLAGQKKSAPFWTFDYYQTFFDVDTYQVLDRIKGSLLPLPGKNFVRLYIRSNPDLYGPFWICATLVFAIAISGNLANFLTHHGQRGYRYVPEFHKVSIAATAIYTYAWLIPLALWGFLMWRNNKVMNIVSYSFLEIVCVYGYSLFIYIPTAVLWIIPNEVVRWITIVLAMCLSGTVLLMTFWPAVRDDNQRIAIATIAVILILHALLAVGCKAYFFDPPEQVKTTFISTTTPVTINGTTLASNRT, encoded by the exons ATGGCAGCTGCAGATGATTTACAATTTCAAG AGTTTGATGATGCCACAAATCTGCTGGCAGCAAATCCAGATGCTACCACAATAAGCATAACGGACACCAATGATAAACCTAAAAATCAGAGAGGCCCACCAGGCAAATTGGGCAGAGATGAGGATGAAGATTTGCTCGGGAATGAAGACTCTGATAAAGCAGAG ttGCTTGCAGGACAAAAGAAGAGTGCACCATTTTGGACATTTGATTATTATCAAACATTTTTTGATGTAGACACCTACCAG GTGTTGGACAGAATAAAAGGTTCCCTTTTACCATTGCCTGGCAAAAATTTTGTGAGGTTGTATATTCGGAGTAATCCAGATCTTTATG GTCCCTTCTGGATATGTGCCACACTTGTGTTTGCAATAGCAATAAGTGGCAATCTTGCAAATTTCTTGACTCACCATGGTCAGCGTGGTTACCGCTATGTACCTGAGTTCCATAAAG TTTCTATAGCAGCTACAGCTATCTATACCTATGCCTGGCTTATTCCTCTCGCCCTTTGGGGCTTTCTAATGTGGAGAAATAACAAAGTGATGAATATCGTGTCATATTCATTCCTGGAGATAGTGTGCGTTTATGGATACTCGCTGTTTATTTACATTCCCACTGCG GTGCTGTGGATTATTCCTAACGAAGTAGTTCGTTGGATCACAATTGTACTTGCCATGTGCCTCTCAGGCACCGTGCTATTGATGACCTTTTGGCCAGCTGTCCGTGATGATAACCAGAGAATTGCCATAGCCACCATTGCAGTAATTCTGATCCTTCATGCCCTGCTTGCAGTTGGCTGTAAG GCCTATTTCTTTGATCCTCCGGAACAAGTCAAAACTACATTTATATCCACAACCACCCCTGTTACTATAAATGGGACTACCTTGGCTTCCAACAGAACATAA